A window from Salvelinus namaycush isolate Seneca unplaced genomic scaffold, SaNama_1.0 Scaffold972, whole genome shotgun sequence encodes these proteins:
- the LOC120043594 gene encoding oligodendrocyte transcription factor 1-like, with translation MNVLPNPMTRVHQEQPLPLCSQGAHRQDFSSRCPLGLGAGHGGRLRAMGGPLGPQRPGKSPRELSPEEQQDLRRKINSRERKRMQDLNVAMDALREVMVPYASSSPSSSSSSQGPHSHQQQPGAPPGRRLSKISTLVLARNYILLLGSSLQEMRRLLGEVSAGVGVNTGPVPRLLLAGGWPLLTGPSQLLLSPESLLTSASSSSKCPLLPPGHLEGPMAPVQWGSAGAPGGPLCPCVVCRLPSPGPRFPK, from the coding sequence ATGAATGTTCTACCTAACCCCATGACCAGGGTCCATCAGGAgcagcctctccctctctgctcccagGGGGCCCACCGCCAGGACTTCTCCTCCAGGTGTCCTCTAGGGCTTGGTGCTGGTCATGGGGGCAGGCTTAGGGCCATGGGGGGGCCTCTGGGGCCCCAGAGACCAGGCAAGTCACCGCGGGAGCTGAGCCCTGAGGAGCAGCAGGATCTAAGGAGGAAGATCAACAGccgggagaggaagaggatgcagGACCTGAACGTCGCCATGGACGCTCTGAGGGAGGTGATGGTGCCTTacgcctcctcctctccttcctcctcgtcctcctcccaGGGGCCACACTCCCACCAGCAGCAGCCAGGGGCCCCACCTGGACGCAGGCTCTCCAAGATCTCCACCTTGGTCCTGGCCCgtaactacatcctcctcctgGGCTCGTCTCTACAGGAGATGCGCCGGCTCCTGGGGGAGGTGAGTGCCGGGGTGGGGGTGAACACGGGGCCTGTCCCCAGGCTGCTCCTGGCCGGGGGTTGGCCCCTCCTCACCGGTCCCAGTCAGCTTCTCCTCTCCCCAGAATCTCTCCTGACCtcggcctcctcctcctccaagtGTCCTCTGCTGCCTCCTGGCCACTTGGAGGGCCCCATGGCCCCGGTGCAGTGGGGCTCAGCTGGGGCTCCTGGTGGTCCACTCTGCCCCTGTGTGGTGTGCAGGCTGCCCAGCCCTGGACCCAGGTTCCCCAAGTGA